A part of Candidatus Binatia bacterium genomic DNA contains:
- a CDS encoding FecR domain-containing protein, which yields MRRILLAAIILTLAASGVASAAEAIGYVKTVSGSSSVVRDGSERSLAVGAAVFENDTLKTAKESSLGVTMKDGTTLSAGPETVLLLDKYAYQPASKQLGFVARVSQGTLDFVSGMLGKLAPESVAIETPTGVIGMRGTHFVVRVAPGQKFADETAKHPSKKG from the coding sequence ATGCGAAGGATCCTTCTTGCTGCCATCATTTTGACGCTCGCCGCTTCCGGGGTGGCGTCTGCCGCCGAGGCGATCGGGTACGTGAAGACCGTGTCCGGCTCGTCCAGTGTCGTCCGCGACGGGAGCGAGCGCAGCCTTGCGGTCGGCGCGGCGGTGTTCGAGAACGACACGCTCAAGACTGCGAAGGAGTCGAGCCTCGGCGTCACGATGAAAGACGGCACGACGTTGTCGGCCGGTCCCGAGACCGTGCTGCTGCTCGACAAGTACGCGTACCAGCCTGCTTCCAAGCAGCTCGGCTTCGTCGCGCGCGTCAGCCAGGGCACGCTCGACTTCGTGTCGGGCATGCTCGGCAAGCTTGCGCCGGAGTCGGTTGCCATCGAGACGCCGACCGGCGTGATCGGCATGCGCGGCACACACTTCGTCGTGCGCGTCGCACCGGGCCAGAAGTTTGCCGACGAGACCGCCAAGCATCCGTCGAAGAAGGGCTGA
- the ribB gene encoding 3,4-dihydroxy-2-butanone-4-phosphate synthase gives MTMFAKAGEGGRASPIAPVAEVIEEIRRGRMIVLMDDEDRENEGDIVVAAEKVTVHQVNFMIRHARGLICMPITEERMQKLGLRMMVPENTAPLGTGFTVSIDARSCTAGGVTAADRCRTIRLAADPSADAGDFVIPGHIFPLRSREGGVLVRTGQTEGSIDLCRLAGLQPAGVICEILKEDGTMARLPDLVAFAETHGLKISTVADLIQYRLHNESLVSRVATARLPTRYGGEFTAHVYRSSVEEGEHIALVKGAIDPEKPLLVRAHAEYLPGDVFASAQRNTGDVLHRSMAKIAADGEGVLLYVRRHRRGAEMLAEGGGGPATTNPNVRLASFKDYGIGAQILRDLGVRRIRLLTNSPFRLPNLAGYGLEVVEVVPV, from the coding sequence ATGACGATGTTCGCGAAGGCCGGCGAAGGCGGCCGCGCTTCGCCGATCGCGCCCGTGGCCGAGGTGATCGAAGAGATCCGCCGCGGCCGCATGATCGTCCTCATGGACGACGAGGACCGCGAGAACGAAGGCGACATCGTCGTCGCAGCCGAGAAGGTCACCGTCCACCAGGTGAACTTCATGATCCGCCACGCTCGCGGCCTGATCTGCATGCCGATCACCGAGGAGCGCATGCAGAAGCTCGGCCTGAGAATGATGGTGCCCGAGAACACCGCGCCTCTCGGCACGGGCTTCACGGTCTCGATCGACGCGCGCTCGTGCACGGCGGGAGGTGTCACGGCCGCCGACCGCTGCCGCACGATCCGGCTTGCCGCCGACCCTTCGGCCGACGCCGGCGACTTCGTGATCCCGGGACACATCTTCCCGCTGCGCTCGCGGGAAGGTGGAGTGCTGGTGCGCACCGGCCAGACCGAGGGCTCGATCGACCTTTGCCGGCTCGCCGGCCTGCAACCCGCCGGTGTCATCTGCGAGATCCTGAAGGAAGACGGCACGATGGCGCGGCTTCCGGATCTCGTCGCCTTCGCCGAGACCCACGGCCTGAAGATCTCCACGGTAGCCGACCTGATCCAGTACCGGCTCCACAACGAGTCGCTGGTAAGCCGGGTGGCCACGGCGAGGCTTCCCACGCGCTACGGCGGCGAGTTCACCGCCCACGTCTATCGCTCCAGCGTCGAGGAAGGGGAACACATCGCGCTGGTCAAGGGCGCGATCGATCCGGAAAAACCTCTGCTGGTGCGCGCCCATGCCGAATACCTGCCCGGCGACGTGTTCGCGTCCGCGCAGCGCAATACGGGTGATGTACTTCACAGATCGATGGCGAAGATCGCTGCCGACGGCGAAGGGGTGCTGCTGTACGTCCGGCGCCACCGGCGCGGCGCAGAGATGCTTGCCGAAGGCGGCGGCGGCCCCGCCACCACCAATCCGAACGTGCGCCTGGCCAGTTTCAAGGACTACGGAATCGGCGCCCAGATCCTTCGCGACCTCGGCGTGCGCCGTATCCGCCTGCTGACGAACTCCCCGTTCCGTCTGCCGAACCTGGCCGGCTACGGCCTGGAAGTCGTCGAAGTCGTTCCCGTCTGA